The Daucus carota subsp. sativus chromosome 2, DH1 v3.0, whole genome shotgun sequence genome includes a window with the following:
- the LOC108207319 gene encoding uncharacterized protein LOC108207319: MTPWNKPPAGILKINVSGHSDEQIRLSSIGCLMRSTSGHFFSGYYGTRDFADPLYTDLLAIYYGFKLADDEEQRYIEVESDSATAVHLVNNPNQNANYSDILLNIRRLKDMAAPSCVLRYVERSSNLMAIRLSSYSIQKRVPITHLNSCPAELFEELAADWYYSA; this comes from the coding sequence ATGACTCCATGGAATAAACCTCCCGCTGGTATTCTGAAGATCAACGTAAGTGGTCACTCTGATGAACAAATTCGTTTGTCTTCGATTGGTTGCCTCATGCGGAGTACGTCGGGTCATTTTTTTTCTGGATATTACGGTACTAGAGATTTTGCAGATCCGCTATATACTGATTTGTTGGCTATATATTATGGTTTTAAATTAGCCGACGATGAAGAACAACGGTATATTGAGGTCGAGTCTGACTCAGCAACAGCAGTTCACCTTGTCAATAATCCGAACCAGAACGCAAATTATAGTGATATTCTATTAAATATACGTAGATTAAAGGACATGGCAGCACCATCTTGTGTTCTTCGATACGTTGAAAGATCTTCAAATCTTATGGCTATAAGACTGTCATCGTATTCGATCCAAAAAAGAGTACCAATCACACATTTGAATTCATGTCCAGCAGAACTCTTCGAAGAACTTGCGGCTGATTGGTATTATTCTGCCTAG